In a single window of the Rhizoctonia solani chromosome 16, complete sequence genome:
- a CDS encoding major facilitator superfamily transporter, translated as MITPQTRRQASQIFNDTHSDSDDIGDGVDDMRSPLDRTIDKIGMGPYQWALLGLCGFGWAADNMWLQAIAIILPRVQDEYAIPDSQIGLLSASMFCGMMFGALGWGSCSDVVGRSMAFNLTLAFTSLFGVLACLSTSFVSLCFFIFLLGSAVGNVPKKKQYLLTALSVFFSLGAVVSAIIAIIIIPGNSCPEPNVVAPENSTSNSFAKLVRTLVARGETWEREHTTALRRRKPEQGLEVLLGVLGIIILGLCGEKHRGVAALQSIEDYNMKFGRPSRSRFVITLADVCDAKPSAMLSEEGVMFDAGDDEEANVGNRPSSRGSNEERKSSGSDSGKEDDRSQALSQQPADRTDYRATSQSPEGAVGQGWSFDTPMPPHADENASYFEQKAPTTPDGESGASTPGTSRPRDSRQQCLPSTFGRPIATWLDRVAMLFTPEWRLTTILIWCAWWGMSLAFTMFNVYLPKLLERRLGDAGGGEGSRKEALWDIVIFTLGGCPGALIGAWMIESPLGRRKSLALSTFMTAMCCLAFVQVESKTGVVWSTIGVSLASAIMWAVLYGMTPEIFDTKVRGTACGTASALNRVGGMIAPVAGGILLDASPAFPVYASIAVFLFSVVCVLLLPFEKCPTDGKDSGSDDRGEYTALH; from the exons ATGATTACCCCTCAGACTCGACGACAAGCTTCACAAATCTTCAACGATACCCACTCGGATAGTGACGACATTGGAGACGGTGTTGATGACATGCGCTCCCCGCTTGATAGAACGATTGACAAAATTGGGATGG GACCTTATCAATGGGCACTACTGGGCCTATGCGGCTTCG GATGGGCTGCGGACAAT ATGTGGCTCCAAGCGATAGCTATTATTCTCCCCCGGGTCCAAGATGAATACGCAATTCCGGATTCGCAGATAGGACTACTATCTGCTTCGATGTTTTGTGGAATGATGTTTGGGGCGCTCGGCTGGGGGTCATGTTCCGATGTTGTTGGCCGGAGCATGGCGTTCAATCTCACATTGGCCTTTACGAGCCTCTTTGGAGTTCTTGCGTGCCTGTCGACCAGTTTTGTTAGCTTGTGCTTTTTTATATTCCTACTTGGGAGTGCAGTAGGC AACGTtcccaagaagaagcagtATCTTCTCACAGCACTATCCGTGTTCTTCTCGCTGGGTGCAGTAGTTAGTGCCATTATCGCCATTATAATCATTCCAGGCAACAGCTGTCCTGAACCAAATGTGGTGGCGCCCGAGAATTCTACCTCGAATTCTTTCGCGAAACTTGTCCGAACTTTGGTCGCTCGGGGGGAGACCTGGGAACGAGAACACACCACTGCTTTGCGACGTCGCAAGCCAGAACAGGGGTTGGAAGTATTATTAGGAGTGCTGGGGATCATT ATACTTGGTCTCTGCGGGGAGAAACACCGAGGCGTCGCTGCCCTGCAGAGCATCGAAGACTACAATATGAA ATTCGGTCGACCATCTCGATCACGATTTGTAATTACTCTAGCAGACGTATGTGACGCAAAGCCGAGCGCAATGCTTAGCGAAGAAGGCGTTATGTTCGACGCAGGTGATGACGAAGAGGCGAATGTGGGGAATAGACCCTCCTCGCGGGGTTCGAATGAGGAGCGCAAATCGTCGGGCTCCGACAGCGGGAAAGAGGACGATCGTTCACAGGCCCTTTCTCAACAACCTGCCGATCGCACAGATTATCGAGCAACTAGCCAGAGCCCTGAAGGTGCCGTTGGGCAAGGATGGAGCTTCGACACGCCGATGCCGCCGCATGCAGACGAGAATGCATCATATTTCGAGCAAAAGGCCCCCACGACTCCGGATGGTGAAAGCGGAGCGTCTACACCCGGTACCTCCCGGCCCCGTGATAGTAGAC AACAATGCCTTCCAAGCACGTTTGGGAGGCCAATTGCGACATGGCTCGACCGAGTGGCTATGCTTTTTACTCCAGAATGGAGGCTAACAACTATTCTGATTTGGTGCGCGTGGTGGGGAATGTCTCTTG CTTTTACTATGTTCAACGTTTATTTGCCCAAACTTCTTGAGAGGAGATTGGGTGACGCTGGCGGAGGGGAAGGAAGCAGGAAAGAAGCACTATGGGATATTGTAATATTTACTCTAGGAGGGTGCCCGGGTGCTCTG ATAGGCGCATGGATGATCGAGTCTCCGTTGGGGAGACGCAAGTCTCTTGCCTTGAGTACATTTATGACTGCGATGTGTTGCCTCGCGTTTGTACAAGTCGAAAGCAAAACGGGTGTTGTATGGAGCACCATCGGAGTGTCGTTAGCATCAGCGATTATGTGGGCTGTCTTGTACGGCATGACACCAGAGATATTCGATACCAAGG TCCGAGGTACTGCTTGCGGGACTGCATCTGCGCTAAACAGAGT AGGGGGTATGATAGCACCTGTTGCCGGTGGTATTCTGTTGGATGCATCGCCCGCATTTCCCGTGTATGCATCGATCGCCGTCTTCTTGTTCTCGGTAGTCTGCGTACTTCTTCTGCCGTTCGAGAAGTGCCCGACTGATGGCAAGGATTCGGGCTCAGACGACCGAGGAGAGTATACAGCACTACACTAG